The Helianthus annuus cultivar XRQ/B chromosome 15, HanXRQr2.0-SUNRISE, whole genome shotgun sequence genomic sequence ATTTTTTAGCTTTCATTAGCTTTAGTACAGGGATACCCAAATCACGAGTAGACAGTAAGGCATTAATGCCTACTACAATGGGGTCTAATATCAATATTAACATCAGAGTTACTTTGAAACTTAAAAAATTAACATCAGAGCTACTTTGAAACTTAATACATTGACTCAAAACAAAGTGATTGAAAAGTTGAATCCAATGCAGAACAATAATCTCCATCCCCTCAATGTCTGAGTATAAATAATGATTACTAAAACAAGAGGGAGGAATGCCCGATTTTCACACACGTCATTTATACCCTGCTCTTGTGTTCACTAATATCATGACCAACTTTGCAAGCATCAGCCATGACTACTACAGTGGGGTCTACAATCAAGAAATGGGTTTAGGGTTATGAACACGATGGTGATAATTTGAGACTGGTGAAAATGATTTGAGAGATAAaaggtttattttttttttaaggattttaatcAAAATTACGTAGTTTTGATGGGTTTGGCGCGTAAGGTTATACGTCTAATAGCACCGTATTCACTTTCCCCATATTATATCTGTAGATAAAAGCGTCTTCCATGTAGCATTTTCGGTATAATACTGTAACCGAGTACTCGTGTTTTCACCTTTGACATAAAAATGTAAAATGACTCAATTTGTTGTTTTCACCTTCTGTTTTTTCAGTATCTTAAAGATTATCAAACTTTTGCAAGCACTGCTCGTTACTGGACAGGATCATTTGCAAAGCAATCATCTCAAGGGGTTGAAGATAAGGTCAGTATAAATAACTTTGATTTTGCTTATCAGTTACCAAGGTCATGTATCGGCTGCTTTGGTGTTCGGTGGAGTTGATGTAAACCCTAGAAATTTGGGGAGGATGATGGAGTGAATGTTGAGTTTGAAAGGGTTTAgagggaaattaccattttacgctcatgtgcattgcacatgacaatTTTTAACTGagaggtttggcctaaaggacaaaacgtgcaagattttgaaaagTTAAGGACACCGCttgtaaacttttggccaaaaggacaacacctgcaatttgatgtaaacataaaggacaaaacttgtaatttactctatatattATTAATGAATTATCATAAATCAGAATtagatattaattattatatattataaatgaattaaagatgaaaatgacatgtggcattaATTTGAAGAATGTTAGAGGAAAAATGTCATGTGGCATTATAACTattcttttattagtattagatttcAACACGTTATAACTATACTCTTGCATTCATAGTTGTAAAAGGTGATGACTATTAGATGAATTtgattagggctgcaaacgaactgaacgttTAACAAATAGTTTGTGAATCGGTCACTAAGATGTCAGATGCATAGTTTGACTGAGATAGAAGTAATCCATTCTTTTGCTTTTGTACCGCAATACCAAGAAAGTGGTGTAATGATCCAAGATCAGTCATGTTGAATTCTGCGGAGAGAGATTGAATGATACTTCTTAAAAACGAGTCACTCGAAGCTGTGAGAATGATATCGTCCACGTACAAAAGTAAGTATGCCATTTGGGCCCCTTTGCGAAAGATAAACAAAGAGGTGTCACATACACTACTCTTAAATCCACATTTAGAAATAAACCCCGCGAACCGTTGGTACCAAGCCTATGgggcttgtttcaagccatataGAGACTGGTTCAGCTTACACACGTGTTTAGGGTGGGAAGGTGAGGTGAAACCGGGTAGCTGAAACATATAAACGGTTTCCTTTAAATGACCATGAAGGAAGGCATTCTTCACATCCAATTAGTGAATGAGCCAGGCTTTTGATGTAGCCAGGTTGAGAACTTTGCGAATGGTAGTCGGTTTAACCAGTGGGCTAAACGTTTCATCGCAATCAACGCCAATTGTTTGACTTTTCCCGTTAACGACAAggcatattattattataatattattagtattatttatttatttataatacaATTAGCAAACTTTGGGAACAGTATTctactttttgatttttttattatgtttttgttgTCTTTTTAATGTCGGTTTGTGCTCATTTATGTTCATGGACGTTCATTTaagttcatgaacattcgtttgCATTCGTTACCTAAACTTaaacttaacgaacgaacatgaacacgttCGTTTCCTTTATGatcgaacacgaacataaaatcacATTCGGTAAGTTATCATGAACAGTTTATGAACACAtgatttccttaatgaacgaacattgTTCGTGTAAAATTGCAAGATTTTTAATGTCTTTTTTTACGTGTAAAATTGCAGGATTTTTAATGTCTTtttttatgatgatgatgatgatgatagtttAAAAAACTTAGCAGTATTTTTAATGTCTTTTTTATGATGTTAATGATCCGTATGTTATTTATCATAATTTAATATATTGTATCGATCTTCAAAACATAATATTATAAAGGAatgtataaaatatataaacatcAAAATCCCAATGGGTATTTTTAAAAAACACAAATGAGTATACCCGGTACCTATAGGTATCCAATACTCGTCGGGTAAATACCCGATAGGTAATAGACAAGATTTACAACCGGGTATGGGACTAAGATTAACCATACCAGGCCCATTATCATCCCAAGAGTACATACCGCCTAAGCCAAGTGCCTAAATTGGTTTAAGGAAATTTGACTTcttaaaaaaaaactcaaaatcatactaaaaattttaaaaacatatTCAGAACACAAAAAAATGTATATAATGAAAGTTAAACAACCAGTTCATTAGCAAACCTGGATCCAAGTTCCAAACCGGGTTAAACTGACAAACCGGCAAACCATGAGCCATACCGTTTACATCTCATATAGGTTCAACCGTTCAACAGTTAATGAACAGCCTTAACTGCGCTTCTAGCCGTTTTCTGATTTGCTAATAAAGCCATATAGGAATGTTGTTTAAAAGCAATGTTATAATTGCAATTCGTACCGGAAAACAGACTCGTAATAATGATAATGATGTAAACTTGAAATACAAGAAGTCAACATATACCAAATATGGCCTCAGTTGAATAAATTCAAATGGTTTATGACTTTAATCCCACCAAAACTAGTGCTTACAACATATGAAAGCCTAAACTAGAAACAAGAAGGATATAAGTTGAACAAAAACAAAAGTCAAAGGGTATAGTTGTAAAATATACCAAAACTGATGCTAAACAATTCACCTCATCTACTCCATGCACACTGATGCTTTTCTGTCCCTAAGACTCACCTCCAACTACGATGGCGATGATCCTTCGAGTCAGTCGAGTAAGGATTCCAACGATCACTACCATGGCTCGATCTTGTTTCATGAATCAAAAGATTTCGATGACCACTAAAGTCATCATAACCAGTGTACCTATTCGAGAAGCTAGATGAGAAGGAACCGCTGTGAACTCTATCTTCTCTAAACATGTCATGGTTCCACCTTTCTTCATGATGATGTGGTCTAGTCGCAGCAGATTCAGTTGAATTATAGTATCTATTATCTCGGTTCCATCTTTCTTCATGATGATGAGGCCTAGTTGCAGCGGATTCAGTTGAACTATGGTATCGATGGTTTGATGACCGGCTTCTAGGCAATTCGAACTTCCAAGCCCTTGCTGCCCAACGCCACTCGTCGGCATTTTCTGGAATTGGGGCGTTTACTCCTGGAAATTTGACACTCTTTTTCTTGGACGGTTCAGGTTTACTATCCATATCGAGGGCTTCACCATCCTCAGTTTCTTGCTTAACAACCACCTCTTCACCGAATATCTCAATCCCAGATGGctgatcatcatcatcttctgcatCTGCAAACCGttttgaacaaatttacaaaatTGGTAAAACAACAATATTTCAAGTGTTAACACCATAAAAAAACACTATACTTTCTTATTTTCTACAAAAAAGTCCCTTGCCTAATATTTGACCTATTAAAGATTAACTGGTAAAAAATACACAAAAATGTCACTAAACttatttttgtacatttttataCCCAAACTTGTCTAAAATGCACATAcatgtatatttaaaaaaaaattacaaaattgtTAAAACAACAATATTTCAAGTGTTAATACCATAAAGAATTTTTGACATAGTAATGACTAATGGCTtaacttgtaaaaaaaataaacaaaaccgTCAGAAAACTataatatgtatatttttttctAATTGATGACATGTTAACTCTTATATTAGTAAAACTTTGATAAAGTGACATTCAACTATTTTTCAAACAAATATTATACCATCTTGTTTTGAGCAACTTAAACATAAAAAGAAaatcattatttaaaaaaaaaatcaaaagtacaTGCATTTTAGGCAAGTTTAGGGTCTTTAACATACGAAAGTTAGTTTAGTGACTTTTCAGGTGTTTTTTACAAGTTACCAACCTTTAATGTACTAAAATTAGATCGGAAGATTATTTTCGTGAAATATAAGTTTATTGATATTTTATGATATTAACCCATATTTCAAACAAAAAGAAACAATCAGTTACCTAGGTACCCTGGTGGGTAGCCGATCTCTCGCATTCTGTTGAGCCATGGAGGTGGATCAAGCTCCTAATAAACACAAGTATAGAATGTTTATAAATAACAAAGTCAAAAGAGTAACAGAATCCAAGACTTTGACTTTTTGCTTACTTTGAGACCCAGAAGTTTTCTCGTTTCGGCATCTAGCACACCTGGCCTTAAACCATCAAACTTTCCAGCAGGAGTGTCTTGATAGTATCGAGTCAGGTTACGAGAAACAGCATTCTGGTTACGTTTAGCTTTGTGTTGTTTACGGGCATTGTTAACCGCAGCATTGTCACGAGGCTTTGGGCATTCCTTTAGTGCATGGTTGTATGAACCGCAGTTGAAGCAGCGAGAACCGTCTACTATTTCCAACCCTCTAATCACAGacacccacaaaaaaaaaaaaaaaaaaaaaaaaaaaaaaaaaaaacaggacgCTATGAGGTATGGAAAATTGAAATCATAAGAAGTTGATGTAAAAGGTAATCATATTAATATCTAATAACTTAAAGATAATTGTATATTTACATTGTGTATATTATTCCAAAAATGGACATGTGCACCGGAATATCAATGCATACCCGTCTACGTTACTTGGACCATCGGTTGATGTTAAGCCAAAAGAATACCCACGATCATAAAGAGGGATTGAATTATTATCCAAAGCTATAACTTCCTTGCTTTGAGAATTCTTCGTTTGCCCATCCATCCAGAATGACTACACGAACAAATGTTTCAAGAAGACAATGTGAATACGTAGAACATTTTAAACCAGTTAAATAGTCGATGCTATGCTATATGCGAGCAACGCAACAATTGGTGTGAACTTCTGACGACATGACacaaacctaacacgaaatttaGGGGTTGGGTTTCGTCAAAACGGGGTCGGTTCAGTTTCAGGTCAAACACGTTTAGCTAAACAGGTTTGGGTTCAATTAGTTTACAAGTAAATGATcgaaacaagaaaaaaaaaagttaatataCCACTGCAGAAGATTTATCCAGACCAACACTAAGTACTGGAAAATAGGTCCCCTCACCGGATTCTAGTTCAACCTGTGAATCCTGAACGGTAAATAAATTAAATGTAAGAACATTAAATAATGgtaaataatttaaaacaaatatagtaccaaaaaaggaaaaaaaaaaaattaaagacatcttatgagtagggctgtaaacaaaccgaacgaacacgaacaaggccatgttcgtgttcgttcgttaaggaacaagcttgttcatgaactgttcacgaacgcttaccgaacgagatttcttgttcgtgttcgttcattaaggaaaagaacatgttcgtgaactgttcacgaacacttaccaTATGCTAATGAACTCtaacaaatgttcatgaacataaatgaacacaaacgacGTTTATGAACACAATATTCAATTTAGAATAAAATCTGCATTTTCATCACAAACATTACCAAGAAtccataaaaaataaataaatacttaacATAATTATCCAAACAGAGTTGGCGTGATTATCAAAAACATGATAAGCACATAATTAAGAGTTTGTTAATCCTTAACACAAACTAAAATTGAAATAGTGAAATGAGAGATGTTGTGAGAGGCATATAAGATAACTAgggtttcaaaattttaaaaactagaaataataaaacaaaatacaacatataaaaacCTTTAACGAACTAACACAAATTAATATTAACATGCAAACACAAATTAATATTAACATGCAAACATAAATActcgttaccgaacgttcacgaacataaacgaacgaacgctacctctgttcatgttcgttcgtttaacttaacgaacggaatttcttgttcgtgttcgttcatttactaaacgaacgaacataaacgaacttcccgccgaacggttcacgaactgttcgctgaacgttcggttcgtttacagccctacttatGAGTTATGTGTTGAGCAATTAAGAAACAAGCTTACATGAGATGATGAATTATGTTGAGCATGCCATTCTGACCACTGTTGTAATAATTCCTCAAGTTTCCGTTTACTCTCTCTGTTAAACGTAAATTTATCCGGTTAAAATATATGGAAAAAACTTTCAACATGAGGGTACATCAACAAGATGGAAATttgtagaaaaaaaataaaataaaaactgtGTTCGTAAATTCGTATATTTGCATTCCATCTGTTCGGTCTCGGGTTACCTCATATGATGTCATGAAGGTAAAATAGATAAGTATTGAAcaatattgttttcttttataccTTGTTATAGAATTATAAACGATGTGGACGGAAGCCTGCTTTTCATCTACGGTTATTCGGGGTCTTTTAGTACCAGATACGGCTAGCATGTCAATGGAAACGTATTAGGAAACTTAGTAACGTACTGCAGATAGAAGCTCGTTAAAAGTAACAAAGGTTACAAACATAAATAGTGCAGATAATAAGAATTATGTCAGAAATATGTAAAAAGGCGCGAAGAAAAAGTTAAGAGATACCATCTATCTCACGATTACTGGCAGGATTTCCGGTTCTTTTATGAGAAACGTCTTGAACTGTTGAACCATTCTCGGCAACAACTGAAATCTTGTTTTCTATAACTGTAGAACTGTTTTCTTCAACGCTAACGGCTGAAACATGTTCATTATTAGCAGCTAATGTAACCTCAGCATGTTCAAACTTGTTAACCAACACGACGTCCCCGTTTAAACGAGCTTCCTTAACCCCACAATCACTAGGTTGACCGTCATCTTCACTGGGCACACTTCCACCACCTTGATTATTAGAAACCGCAAGTTTAACGAATTCCTCGTCGTCCTTGCTTAAATCAGTTGATTTTACCATATTTTCTGGAGTACAATTCAGATCGTATAATTCAAGTCAAACACTATGCAATAAGTTCATCCGTGAACAAAGATTCTCTTGAGCGATACACGAAGAATAACTGATGtaacaacaaaacaaaacaaaactaacgTAGAAAAGGCCATGCATTTAGTAGTCAGTCACTTGTAACACACTTATTCGATAATAGACTCGAAAAAACAACTATACATAGTAATTGCATCTTGAAACCGAACGTACTCCCTAAGATCATGTGGTCCAAATATAGCATAGTCATGATTATCAAAACTAAAACTAGAAAGGAAAAAAGACTGCATGTTGCAACTACTGGAGCCCTAACATCatgcataaaaaaataaaaataaaaatgtaagttaaatgtcattttagtccctgtggtttgggccattttgccagtttaatccaaaggtttcatatttcgcatgtgggtccaaaaaggtttcaccgtttgccattttagtccactggttaacttcatccatttttcctGTCAACGAGAgaggcaattcggtcattttatagggctgaattgcccttttagttaacataATTACATAAAAAATGACCCATtgacagaaaaaatggatgaatttaacccagtggactaaaatggtaacggtgtaacctttttggacccacatgcgaaatatgaaacctttggactaaaccggcaaaatgacccaaaccacagggactaaaatgacatttaactctaaaaataaAAACCTTGTTAGAGACCATAAACATTTTAAAGACTCAAAattggaaaaatatatatatttgaaaatgCAAATATCTATACCTAAAaactgaaataaaaaaaaatctaacataACAAAACAACAACCCTTCAAACAACTACTTATAGATTCAATCATGGAACCGTTCgatcagtgttgtaaaaatcaGGATTAATCAGTAATCAATAGTTAACTATTAAATTTCACCTACTCAGACCTAAAAACTAAAATCAGTAATCTGTCAAAGGCAGTCAAAATCAGTCAAATTTTGGTCAAAAtctttaaaatatttaaaaaaaaatacacttaTTAACCCAATCCAATTAATAATAagtaattatatataaaaatttgaaaaattacatataaaattccAATCCCATCAATCCCTACTCCCACCTAgcgatttttacaaccatgcatTCAAGAATCAGAATCTAACAAAAACTTAACCCTTAAAACCAAAACTAAAATCAGGGTTTTGGTAAAAACCAAATAATACTCACATCCCATCAACAACAGAACAGAAATCAAACAAGAAACAAGATCGAACATAAATTTGCAATCAAATACTTACATTACGAATGAAAGAGAGAAACTTTACCTAGAATCGGATGAATTTGGGCCAAAAGATTACTGCATTTGATTAGTGGGGAAGAAGAAGAGGTGGTGATTTGGGTGTTAAGAGTAGTGATCAACGGGTGTATATAGGATTACTAGGGTAGTTTAAAAGGTTTGTGACCGTACGATGGAGATTTACCCAAACTCAATCCGCCAAAACTTTTTTCTAAACCTCATTGGTAATAATTCAAATTTTTCAATTTagatatttattttttttgagtaaacagccattttggtccctgtgattTGGTCACTTTTCCCACTTTAGTTTaaaactcaaatttttgcatctgggtccctgtggtttcaattttattgccattttggtccaaaaatgaaagcaggtcatatttgtcttataaaatcctgcaattttgtcattttcctcaggggcaaatcaggttatatttgtcttataaatatggtatttatatataaaaaagaaatgatcattttgcacCTGCGGAAAATGataaaatagcaggattttataagaaaaatatgacctaatttcatttttggaccaaaatggcaataaaactgaaaccacagggacccaga encodes the following:
- the LOC110912416 gene encoding uncharacterized protein LOC110912416 isoform X1, with the protein product MVKSTDLSKDDEEFVKLAVSNNQGGGSVPSEDDGQPSDCGVKEARLNGDVVLVNKFEHAEVTLAANNEHVSAVSVEENSSTVIENKISVVAENGSTVQDVSHKRTGNPASNREIDAVSGTKRPRITVDEKQASVHIVYNSITRESKRKLEELLQQWSEWHAQHNSSSHDSQVELESGEGTYFPVLSVGLDKSSAVSFWMDGQTKNSQSKEVIALDNNSIPLYDRGYSFGLTSTDGPSNVDGGLEIVDGSRCFNCGSYNHALKECPKPRDNAAVNNARKQHKAKRNQNAVSRNLTRYYQDTPAGKFDGLRPGVLDAETRKLLGLKELDPPPWLNRMREIGYPPGYLDAEDDDDQPSGIEIFGEEVVVKQETEDGEALDMDSKPEPSKKKSVKFPGVNAPIPENADEWRWAARAWKFELPRSRSSNHRYHSSTESAATRPHHHEERWNRDNRYYNSTESAATRPHHHEERWNHDMFREDRVHSGSFSSSFSNRYTGYDDFSGHRNLLIHETRSSHGSDRWNPYSTDSKDHRHRSWR
- the LOC110912416 gene encoding uncharacterized protein LOC110912416 isoform X2 — translated: MVKSTDLSKDDEEFVKLAVSNNQGGGSVPSEDDGQPSDCGVKEARLNGDVVLVNKFEHAEVTLAANNEHVSAVSVEENSSTVIENKISVVAENGSTVQDVSHKRTGNPASNREIDAVSGTKRPRITVDEKQASVHIVYNSITRESKRKLEELLQQWSEWHAQHNSSSHVELESGEGTYFPVLSVGLDKSSAVSFWMDGQTKNSQSKEVIALDNNSIPLYDRGYSFGLTSTDGPSNVDGGLEIVDGSRCFNCGSYNHALKECPKPRDNAAVNNARKQHKAKRNQNAVSRNLTRYYQDTPAGKFDGLRPGVLDAETRKLLGLKELDPPPWLNRMREIGYPPGYLDAEDDDDQPSGIEIFGEEVVVKQETEDGEALDMDSKPEPSKKKSVKFPGVNAPIPENADEWRWAARAWKFELPRSRSSNHRYHSSTESAATRPHHHEERWNRDNRYYNSTESAATRPHHHEERWNHDMFREDRVHSGSFSSSFSNRYTGYDDFSGHRNLLIHETRSSHGSDRWNPYSTDSKDHRHRSWR